In Haliaeetus albicilla chromosome 18, bHalAlb1.1, whole genome shotgun sequence, the DNA window GGCAAGCCCCATCTGCAAAGGTGCATTGATCACAGCCTGACCAgtatcacagaatggtttgggtgggaagggacctttaaaggccatccagtccaacccccctgccatgagcagggacatcttcaacgAGATCAGGTTGCTGcgagccccgtccagcctgaccttgaatgtttccaggggtGGGGCACCTACCGCCTCTCTGGGCACCCTGTCACCCAGACACCCTCTGCAACAATCCAACTCACTTGTTCATAGCTGGTAAACCAGGCTATGTGTTTTCCAAGagcattttaaacagaaaacatgacaaGAAGCAGAACGACGAATGCATCGCACGGGTCAACAGAAATGTTCCCTTTCCTTGAAAAGCCCCAGGGACAAAAAAGGCATGTTCTCTCTTCTTCCAGGGAATATTCTTGGTACACATAGAAAGCACGTATGTAGCAACTTTGATTTCAAGAGCACTTTCTAGGAACAGCAGTCTCAGAACCCACAAGGTAGGTTAAAACCACCATCACGTTTtgcagatagaaaaaaaaaaaaaataaaaaaacatcaCAGACATTACTTGCCTCAAACTCCCTAGGTCGGTCAAGGTCTGGTCCCAATAGGGATTTACAAATTCCTAGATCTGACCCTGTAAACAGCAAGCAGCTCCTTGCCTGTGAATTCATGAATGTCAGAAGCCATTTGTCAGTCACTGCTCCTGTTCTGAAGACTCCCTGCCCTCATGATTTGAGCcatttgatttaaaaagcaGGAGGCTTCTGTCCCAGCTGGTGCTCCCAAAGCAGCACACCAGCTCCATGGCGCAGTCCTTCGTTAAGATCTGGGTTATCCTCTCCGCCATATCCCCATTAATAGCAAGAGATCGGAAGTGATCAAAGTCATTTCTGCCCAGCTTCCGAAGGCGGCGTGCAGCTGCCCTGTAGCACTTCCACGGCTGAGGTTCAATCAGCAGGTACTTGcacagagaggagaggaaggacaggaaCTCCATCAGGCCACTATCCCCATGATTCAGGTGGATCCACATGGTCACAGACATGCAAAAACCGATGTCAAAGGTGGAGCGGCCAAAACGGCCCAGGTAGGAGCGCAGGATTGGCTCCCGGGCACTGGAGTCCATGATGTCCAGGTTGGCAAAGGACATGGAGGCAGGAAAGGGGCTGCACTGCTGAGCCCTCTCAATCAACACTGGATCAATGTcacagcacagaaggtttagatcctttccagctgcaggctggTCCAGGCAGCCTTTGCTCTCCTGAAGGCCAAGGAGATGCCTGTACAGAGCCACACTTAGCTcctgcaaaaaggaaaacaacaggGGTTCACAGGGCCTGCTCTGCTTCATTAACACATACTAAGCACATAGGATCCCACTCCTAGCAGCAAGGTATGAGCACCAACTCAGAGCTTTCTCTTGAAAAAGTTCAGAACAACCACCTCACCAACAATCttcctttctgcagcaaaaagcATCGCGGTAGCCCTGACTACCAGAAAGTCAACCAGAGATTGGAACATCACCCCACACTCGGGGTTTTGCTCCAAAAACGATGGGAAAGATGAGTTTTAGTAACAGGAATCTTGCTGGATTATCCCCATCCAACGTCGGGATGAAGGCTTCACTGGCTTCCCTAAGTGAGCTCCCTACTGACAGAGGTATATATAATGCCTAATTTAGAGTAAtaaatttcttctgctgctgctaaagTAAGACATTCCCTGACCATTAGATTGTAGCATAAGATAGTTAACATGAGAGCTTTCCTTCAAATTGCCTTTCACAGAGTGCGCCACTAAGTGGAAAGCGTATTAATCTTTCATTAAACAGATCCGATGAAGTTCCTGAATGGCATCGGCTCTGAGCACAAAGCCCACACAAGCAGGCAGAGTGTCCTCTAGTGGTGAAAGTCTCTGCATCTCAAAAGAACTGGACAGAACATTTTTACCTGACCTGTTTTACAAGTTCACCTGAAATAGGATCTAGAGTTGTCCTTTAGATAATACCTTAGGTAGACTTTCAAACCTtctggctggggctgggggaagaggagCCATGGAAACAGCAGTACTCTTGTCCCCAGCCAGAATGCAATTTCATTCTGAATGAATAATTATTTCTAAGTTAATACATTGATAAAGTtgccatctgaaaaaaaaaaaaaaaaccctgaaaaaaaaatctttaaacatAGTTAAATTAAACATTGCACCAGTATACATCAGAGATGCACAGATACTTCTGAATtacaacacagcaaagctgcACACTGAGGAAAAGCCAtgagaaaaaagcagaactaggtaaagaaagagaaggaactTTCAAAATAGGAAATTCTATGAGATTCACCAGCTCTGTCACAAGACCTTCAAGAGCATGCAACCAGGACTTTAGTTTCAAGTTCTGTCTCATGGATAAATGACGCGATATACACAACAAATTATGGTTTCTAGCTTCAGGGTTGTCCAGTTCACCTGCTCTTATGGCAGTCCTATAGTGGCTCTCTGGTGCTCGGGACATGCAGCAACCCAGGGCACTGCAGGCTTAGGCCTCAGTgggaaagaggacagagccaccAACTCAGCTTCCTAAACCAATTCAACAACACAACCAGCTCCGCTCCACCCTGCCTTCACCCCAACCTTCACCCTCCTCTCACAGGGGACCTGCAGAGGGGGCTTCCCACAAACCGATGATCTCCTGACCCCCACCAGTCTCATGCTGCACCCAAGTCCTGCTTTCCCACCCTGCCTTTTACACAGGCTCATCCCTGTCCCTGGCTGCTATCCCTGCCCCATCCAGGCTGTTTCATTCCTCCCCAGCCGCCCAGGTCAGTGCTTTCCCCAGCCTTCCCCACTGCTCCCCAAGACTCCAGGCTGCTGCCCCCACCCAATCTTCTCAGTCTGCCCCATTCTTGCCCACCATCCCATGGAGTGCCTCCCCCAACCTTCCCAGTCTTCCCTCCAACATCCCAGGTCATTGCCTGCCCCAGCCTCCCCATTCTGCCCCAATGCCCCCAACACTCCACACCAGTG includes these proteins:
- the BCDIN3D gene encoding RNA 5'-monophosphate methyltransferase — translated: MAAPMSEGSPALEPGAAPYGNFPNYSRFHPPEGRVSLLPGGLLQSLFPAAARPLLGLDVGCNSGELSVALYRHLLGLQESKGCLDQPAAGKDLNLLCCDIDPVLIERAQQCSPFPASMSFANLDIMDSSAREPILRSYLGRFGRSTFDIGFCMSVTMWIHLNHGDSGLMEFLSFLSSLCKYLLIEPQPWKCYRAAARRLRKLGRNDFDHFRSLAINGDMAERITQILTKDCAMELVCCFGSTSWDRSLLLFKSNGSNHEGRESSEQEQ